The following are from one region of the Epinephelus fuscoguttatus linkage group LG11, E.fuscoguttatus.final_Chr_v1 genome:
- the esr1 gene encoding estrogen receptor produces the protein MCERQSPAQSRQPCGPAFRPRISPAFSELETLSPQRPSSPPRAPFSDMYPEESRGSGGVATVDFLEGTYDYAAPTPAPTLYSHSTTGYYSAPLDAHGPPSDGSLQSLGSEPNSPLVFVPSSPRLSPFMHPPSHHYLETTSTPVYRSSGSSSQQPVSREDQCGTSDEAYSMGESGAGARAVGFEMTKETRFCAVCSDYASGYHYGVWSCEGCKAFFKRSIQGHNDYMCPATNQCTIDRNRRKSCQACRLRKCYEVGMMKGGVRKDRGRVLRHDKRRTGTCGRDKASKDLEHRTVPPQDGRKRSSAYGEEGKSPLLGMPPDQVLLLLQGAEPPMLCSRQKLSRPYTEVTMMTLLTSMADKELVHMITWAKKLPGFLQLGLHDQVQLLESSWLEVLMIGLIWRSIHCPGKLIFAQDLILDRTEGNCVEGMAEIFDMLLATASRFRLLKLKPEEFVCLKAIILLNSGTFSFCTGTMEPLHDTTAVQNMLDTITDALIHHISQSGCSVQQQSRRQAQLLLLLSHIRHMSNKGMEHLYSMKCKNKVPLYDLLLEMLDAHRIQRPDKPGQTWSQADGEPPSTTSTSSSGGSSSSAGSSSGSRVSHQSPSRVPTVLQYGGSRSDCTHIL, from the exons ATGTGTGAGAG GCAGAGCCCGGCGCAGAGCAGGCAGCCTTGTGGACCAGCATTCAGACCCAGGATCAGCCCAGCCTTCTCAGAGCTGGAGACCCTCTCTCCGCAACGTCCCTCGTCTCCACCTCGTGCCCCCTTCAGTGACATGTATCCCGAAGAGAGCCGGGGGTCTGGAGGGGTAGCCACTGTGGACTTTCTAGAAGGGACATATGACTACGCCGCCCCCACCCCTGCCCCGACTCTTTACAGCCACTCCACCACTGGCTACTACTCTGCTCCTCTGGACGCCCACGGACCACCCTCAGATGGCAGCCTTCAGTCCCTGGGAAGTGAGCCGAACAGTCCTCTCGTGTTCGTGCCCTCCAGCCCCCGACTCAGTCCCTTCATGCACCCACCCAGCCACCATTATTTGGAAACCACCTCAACACCCGTCTACAG GTCCAGTGGTTCATCCAGTCAGCAGCCAGTTTCCAGGGAGGACCAGTGCGGCACCAGTGACGAGGCATACAGTATGGGGGAGTCGGGGGCTGGAGCCAGGGCCGTGGGGTTTGAGATGACAAAAGAGACGCGTTTCTGTGCCGTGTGCAGTGACTATGCCTCTGGGTACCACTACGGGGTGTGGTCCTGTGAGGGCTGCAAGGCCTTCTTTAAGAGGAGCATTCAGG gTCACAATGACTATATGTGCCCAGCAACCAATCAGTGCACTATTGACAGGAATCGGAGGAAGAGCTGCCAGGCATGCCGTCTTAGGAAGTGTTATGAAGTGGGCATGATGAAAGGAG GTGTGCGTAAGGACCGCGGGCGTGTTTTGCGGCATGACAAACGACGGACTGGCACATGTGGCAGGGACAAGGCCTCTAAGGACCTGGAGCATAGGACAGTGCCCCCTCAGGATGGGAGGAAACGCAGCAGTGCCTATGGTGAAGAAGGAAAATCACCGCTGCTTGGCATGCCTCCTGACCAG gtgctcctcctgctccaggGTGCCGAGCCTCCCATGCTGTGCTCTCGTCAGAAGCTGAGCCGACCCTACACCGAGGTCACCATGATGACCCTGCTCACCAGCATGGCCGATAAGGAGCTGGTCCACATGATCACCTGGGCCAAGAAGCTTCCAG gtTTCCTGCAGCTCGGCCTTCATGACCAGGTGCAGCTGCTGGAGAGCTCCTGGTTGGAGGTGCTGATGATCGGGCTCATCTGGAGGTCTATCCACTGCCCCGGCAAACTCATCTTTGCCCAGGACCTCATACTGGATAG GACCGAAGGCAACTGTGTCGAAGGCATGGCTGAGATCTTTGACATGTTGCTGGCCACTGCCTCCCGCTTCCGCTTGCTCAAACTCAAACCCGAGGAGTTTGTCTGTCTCAAAGCCATCATCTTGCTCAACTCTG GTACCTTCTCTTTCTGCACCGGCACAATGGAGCCCCTCCACGACACCACAGCGGTGCAGAACATGCTGGACACCATCACAGATGCTCTCATACATCATATCAGCCAGTCGGGATGCTCGGTTCAGCAGCAGTCGAGACGGCAGGCccagctgctgcttctgctctCACACATCAGGCACATGAG CAACAAAGGCATGGAGCATCTCTACAGCATGAAGTGCAAGAACAAAGTGCCTCTGTACGACCTGCTGCTGGAGATGCTGGATGCTCACCGCATCCAACGCCCTGACAAACCAGGTCAGACCTGGTCCCAGGCTGATGGAGAGCCTCcctccaccaccagcaccagcagcagcggTGGTTCCTCTTCTTCAGCTGGCTCCAGTTCAGGATCCCGAGTCAGCCACCAGAGCCCGAGCAGAGTGCCCACAGTCCTGCAGTACGGTGGGTCCCGCTCTGACTGCACCCACATCCTATGA
- the armt1 gene encoding damage-control phosphatase ARMT1 isoform X2 — translation MRNELQTDKPVIPLTDGLQDTESWNQYLERQQKLHGDQEPVSWFKSPWLYVECYMYRRVQEALWLNPPISDYDVFNEGKTQSYFESQQAVMALCTYTEGINKNLEELSKNQLFEHFDKLLQVSLWGNKCDLSISAGQENSQKTSPIDSLSSLQPFILVNDTNMVWSTLISAQRPGQSEKTTGVRVDIVLDNAGFELVTDLVLADFLVSSGLVHEVHFHGKCLPWFVSDVTANDFQWTIRQTMTANHRWMSKSGVKWNTYLKEGVWSYHDHPFWTQPHEFCDMAADAPDLHATLQGADLVLFKGDLNYRKLTGDRQWDHTVGFDTALRGFGPAPLCSLRTLKANVQVGLQPGQAEKLTSQDPDWMTSGKYAVIQYHNSKSEKKD, via the exons ATGAGGAATGAGCTGCAGACTGATAAGCCAGTAATACCACTAACAGATGGCCTGCAAGACACAGAGTCCTGGAACCAGTACCTGGAGAGACAACAGAAACTGCACGGAGACCAAGAGCCTGTCAGCTGGTTCAAGTCTCCATGGCTTTATGTGGAGTGCTACATGTACCGCAGAGTACAGGAGGCCCTCTGGCTCAA TCCTCCCATCAGTGACTATGATGTCTTTAACGAGGGAAAGACTCAGAGCTATTTTGAGTCTCAGCAGGCTGTGATGGCTTTATGCACATACACTGAGGGCATTAACAAGAATTTGGAGGAACTTTCCAAGAATCAGCTGTTTGAGCATTTTGACAAACTGCTGCAG GTTTCTCTGTGGGGGAACAAGTGTGATCTGTCCATCTCTGCCGGCCAAGAAAACTCACAGAAGACCAGTCCGATAGATTCCCTCAGCAGCCTGCAACCATTCATCCTGGTGAATGACACCAACATGGTATGGTCAACTCTTATTTCAGCCCAGAGGCCTGGACAGTCTGAGAAAACCACTGGGGTCAGAGTGGACATTGTTCTAGACAATGCTGGCTTTGAGTTAGTTACTGACTTGGTCTTAGCAGATTTCCTGGTCTCCTCTGGCCTTGTCCATGAGGTCCACTTTCATGGCAAATGCTTGCCGTGGTTCGTCTCTGATGTCACAGCTAATGATTTTCAGTGGACCATCCGGCAGACCATGACGGCCAATCACAGGTGGATGTCAAAGAGTGGTGTCAAGTGGAATACCTACCTGAAGGAAGGCGTGTGGTCCTATCATGATCATCCTTTCTGGACGCAGCCGCATGAGTTCTGTGACATGGCGGCTGATGCTCCAGACCTGCATGCGACCCTGCAGGGGGCAGACCTGGTGCTTTTCAAAGGCGATCTCAACTACAGAAAGTTGACAGGGGACAGGCAGTGGGATCACACAGTGGGCTTTGATACTGCGCTACGGGGTTTTGGGCCTGCGCCACTGTGTAGCCTGAGGACTCTTAAGGCCAATGTTCAAGTAGGTCTGCAGCCGGGCCAAGCTGAGAAGCTCACCTCCCAGGATCCAGACTGGATGACCAGTGGCAAATACGCCGTCATTCAGTACCACAACTCAAAGTCAGAAAAGAAAGACTGA
- the armt1 gene encoding damage-control phosphatase ARMT1 isoform X1 — protein sequence MAAPAANETVHGVPPSLSAKVVGSFAYFTVKDRLPTILTKVIDTIHRNKNKFFEEYGEEGIEAEKQTIGLLSKMRNELQTDKPVIPLTDGLQDTESWNQYLERQQKLHGDQEPVSWFKSPWLYVECYMYRRVQEALWLNPPISDYDVFNEGKTQSYFESQQAVMALCTYTEGINKNLEELSKNQLFEHFDKLLQVSLWGNKCDLSISAGQENSQKTSPIDSLSSLQPFILVNDTNMVWSTLISAQRPGQSEKTTGVRVDIVLDNAGFELVTDLVLADFLVSSGLVHEVHFHGKCLPWFVSDVTANDFQWTIRQTMTANHRWMSKSGVKWNTYLKEGVWSYHDHPFWTQPHEFCDMAADAPDLHATLQGADLVLFKGDLNYRKLTGDRQWDHTVGFDTALRGFGPAPLCSLRTLKANVQVGLQPGQAEKLTSQDPDWMTSGKYAVIQYHNSKSEKKD from the exons ATGGCGGCCCCGGCGGCGAATGAAACTGTGCATGGAGTTCCTCCTTCACTGTCTGCTAAAGTGGTTGG GTCATTTGCCTATTTCACAGTGAAAGACAGATTGCCGACCATCCTGACCAAAGTTATAGACACAATACATcgcaacaaaaacaagttttttgAAGAATATGGAGAG GAGGGTATCGAGGCAGAGAAGCAAACAATAGGTCTGCTGTCCAAAATGAGGAATGAGCTGCAGACTGATAAGCCAGTAATACCACTAACAGATGGCCTGCAAGACACAGAGTCCTGGAACCAGTACCTGGAGAGACAACAGAAACTGCACGGAGACCAAGAGCCTGTCAGCTGGTTCAAGTCTCCATGGCTTTATGTGGAGTGCTACATGTACCGCAGAGTACAGGAGGCCCTCTGGCTCAA TCCTCCCATCAGTGACTATGATGTCTTTAACGAGGGAAAGACTCAGAGCTATTTTGAGTCTCAGCAGGCTGTGATGGCTTTATGCACATACACTGAGGGCATTAACAAGAATTTGGAGGAACTTTCCAAGAATCAGCTGTTTGAGCATTTTGACAAACTGCTGCAG GTTTCTCTGTGGGGGAACAAGTGTGATCTGTCCATCTCTGCCGGCCAAGAAAACTCACAGAAGACCAGTCCGATAGATTCCCTCAGCAGCCTGCAACCATTCATCCTGGTGAATGACACCAACATGGTATGGTCAACTCTTATTTCAGCCCAGAGGCCTGGACAGTCTGAGAAAACCACTGGGGTCAGAGTGGACATTGTTCTAGACAATGCTGGCTTTGAGTTAGTTACTGACTTGGTCTTAGCAGATTTCCTGGTCTCCTCTGGCCTTGTCCATGAGGTCCACTTTCATGGCAAATGCTTGCCGTGGTTCGTCTCTGATGTCACAGCTAATGATTTTCAGTGGACCATCCGGCAGACCATGACGGCCAATCACAGGTGGATGTCAAAGAGTGGTGTCAAGTGGAATACCTACCTGAAGGAAGGCGTGTGGTCCTATCATGATCATCCTTTCTGGACGCAGCCGCATGAGTTCTGTGACATGGCGGCTGATGCTCCAGACCTGCATGCGACCCTGCAGGGGGCAGACCTGGTGCTTTTCAAAGGCGATCTCAACTACAGAAAGTTGACAGGGGACAGGCAGTGGGATCACACAGTGGGCTTTGATACTGCGCTACGGGGTTTTGGGCCTGCGCCACTGTGTAGCCTGAGGACTCTTAAGGCCAATGTTCAAGTAGGTCTGCAGCCGGGCCAAGCTGAGAAGCTCACCTCCCAGGATCCAGACTGGATGACCAGTGGCAAATACGCCGTCATTCAGTACCACAACTCAAAGTCAGAAAAGAAAGACTGA